The Thermococcus sibiricus MM 739 DNA window ATAAGACTTTAAAAGAATTGAAAGCTGTTCTTGAGGTATGCTTCAAACTCTTCAAGTGTTAGTTCCAATAAGACTTTAAAAGAATTGAAAGTCAAATCAGAGCACTAGGGTGACAAGAAAAAATAGTGTTCCAATAAGACTTTAAAAGAATTGAAAGCAAAAACCTCTTTTTGGTTTTCTCCTCCTTATCATCAGTTCCAATAAGACTTTAAAAGAATTGAAAGTCTTAATTGCTCTTTGTTCTGCTTCTACCATCTTTTCGTTCCAATAAGACTTTAAAAGAATTGAAAGTGGGGTCTCCCAATACCACCATGCCAGCGGTGTGTAGTTCCAATAAGACTTTAAAAGAATTGAAAGACAAGTCCTACAACTGGTATGTTGTTCCAAATTGTCGTTCCAATAAGACTTTAAAAGAATTGAAAGCTATTATACTACGCAATAGACTTCCTAGGCAGGGAGTTCCAATAAGACTTTAAAAGAATTGAAAGCAGGGTGAGGAATGATATCGATTTAGAGGCAGGCTTGGTTCCAATAAGACTTTAAAAGAATTGAAAGCATGGATGGTGGAAAATGAAGTGCCCGCGGCGGCGGAGTTCCAATAAGACTTTAAAAGAATTGAAAGTGACCACGGCGGTGCTTAAGCTTTCAAGGGTTATGCGGTTCCAATAAGACTTTAAAAGTATACTTTTTCGAATCTTTTACGTAAATCTTAAATATGTCAAATGGGTAATTTATAGTGAACTACCCACCTTCCCATGGGGGTATAAGCTTGCGGTTCCTAATACGTCTTGTCTCTGAAAATTCCGAGTTTAAGGTTCCTTACAATCATCAGCATTACCTTCAAGGCCTTATATATCATCGAATTCGAGGTGTAAATCCTGATTTGAGTCTCGCTCTTCATCGACCAAAAGTCCCAAAACTTTTCACATATTCCCTTTTCATGAGTGAAGAGAGGCAGTCTGCCAATGGCTCACCATATTTTATTGGGAAGGGGAAGGGCTTCTTCTACTTTTCAACGCCCATTACCGAGATAGCGGAAGCATTTATTGGAGGCCTTCTTCAAGAGCCAGACGTGGAGTTATGGGGGGAGAAGTTCTACGTGGAGGAGGTTAAAGCACTTGCAGAGCCTTCCTCCTATAGTGGGAGAACTTACTCGACTTTATCTCCAATAGCGGTGACTACATTAAAGCCCGAGCTTGGGAGGCTCAAGCAGTACGACCTGAGTCCGATGGAGGATAAGTTCTACGAGAATTTAAGGGAAAACTTGAAGGAGAAGTATGTCTTGCTTTATGGAAAAAAGTCTCCTGACGATTTTGAGGTT harbors:
- the cas6 gene encoding CRISPR-associated endoribonuclease Cas6, giving the protein MRFLIRLVSENSEFKVPYNHQHYLQGLIYHRIRGVNPDLSLALHRPKVPKLFTYSLFMSEERQSANGSPYFIGKGKGFFYFSTPITEIAEAFIGGLLQEPDVELWGEKFYVEEVKALAEPSSYSGRTYSTLSPIAVTTLKPELGRLKQYDLSPMEDKFYENLRENLKEKYVLLYGKKSPDDFEVKVFKARPKRFEVKPGIFQRAWHLVFKAYGDEDLMRVGYQAGFGEKNSLGFGMVKVDGRRRKWRRKLR